One Drosophila kikkawai strain 14028-0561.14 chromosome 3L, DkikHiC1v2, whole genome shotgun sequence genomic window carries:
- the sty gene encoding protein sprouty produces the protein MDRRNGGDPLAPPRPPKLLPRVHRPRAPEPTLSGAESGSAGVGQGLGPGLGLGLATNNNSQQQQLSISATSNLSSSSSSNGINNNNNTISIIPASASGSDFDDYQIHHLTFLPQRPSSLSRNSSTASSTTTTTTAATTLSGSGSGSGSGSSFTRRRPLPPAPLPTSTGTGNNNNNNNNNFLSHFQSAETALGQPPAGGNSPVTLAQPRPESERLTNEYVDTPLQHATRSQHPAGQQDNGQTTTHHLLLLPQRNQHLHQHQQQQQHLQQQQQQHLQQQQQQQHLQQQHARLATTTTQATSAGSDHTDGLLHSHLQTSKASTTPPASKQQQQQQPAAAPARLGLGLGLNLNLAQPAIITKQPTPATQKEHMHALEELLGGGGGGGAGGASGGTGGPIVMSGDPSLLNPIVCPRCGRCRCETCQSPRPLPQTWVCNKTCLCSAESVIDYASCLCCAKALFYHCARDNDLDCDDGNGTPCVDNPCSCGPYKRTQRWGWLGALSIFLPCLWFYWPMRGCMKLCEKCYGRFAGRGCRCQGVGNGIGSTSSMLPIVPLGVNGSNGIGGVGVGGVSLSSGGPVSGGQATLGQVNGKAIDHGCSAASRILRKGDLTPEKRLLDSSPDY, from the coding sequence ATGGATCGCAGAAATGGCGGCGATCCCTTGGCGCCACCCCGGCCCCCGAAGCTATTACCGCGCGTGCATCGACCAAGGGCGCCGGAGCCGACGTTAAGTGGTGCCGAGTCGGGATCAGCAGGAGTAGGACAAGGCCTAGGACCAGGACTAGGACTAGGACTAGCAACCAATAATAAttcacagcagcaacaacttaGTATTAGCGCAACGAGCAACcttagcagcagcagcagcagcaacggcatcaacaacaacaacaatacgaTATCGATAATACCCGCTTCCGCTTCCGGCTCGGACTTTGACGACTACCAAATCCACCATCTTACCTTCCTGCCACAAAGGCCCAGCAGCCTGAGCAGGAACAGCAGCACCGCCAGCTCCacgacaacaacgacgacggcAGCAACGACGTTATCGGGTTCCGGTTCCggttcgggttcgggttcATCCTTTACCCGAAGGAGACCTCTGCCGCCGGCACCTTTGCCGACCAGCACTGGCaccggcaacaacaataataataacaacaacaacttccTTAGTCATTTCCAAAGCGCTGAGACCGCTCTGGGCCAGCCGCCCGCCGGTGGCAATTCACCCGTCACGCTGGCGCAACCTCGACCCGAGTCCGAACGGCTAACCAACGAGTATGTGGACACGCCGCTCCAGCATGCAACGAGATCGCAGCATCCGGCTGGACAGCAGGATAATGGCCAGACCACCACCCaccatttgttgttgctgccgcagAGGAATCAGCATCtacaccagcatcagcagcagcagcagcacctgcaacagcagcagcaacagcatctacaacagcagcagcagcagcaacacctgcagcagcaacatgcgCGActggcgacgacgacgacgcagGCGACGTCCGCTGGCAGCGATCACACCGATGGCTTACTACATTCGCACCTGCAAACCAGCAAAGCATCCACCACACCACCCGCCTcgaagcagcaacagcagcagcagccagcagcagcaccagcgaGACTTGGTCTCGGCCTGGGACTGAATCTGAACCTGGCCCAGCCAGCGATCATCACCAAGCAGCCCACGCCCGCCACGCAAAAGGAGCATATGCATGCCTTGGAGGAGCTActcggcggtggcggcggtggtggagctggtggagcaTCTGGCGGTACCGGTGGCCCCATTGTGATGAGCGGTGATCCATCGCTGCTTAATCCCATTGTGTGCCCGCGCTGCGGTCGCTGCCGTTGCGAGACCTGCCAGAGTCCGCGTCCCCTGCCCCAGACCTGGGTGTGCAACAAGACGTGCCTGTGCAGCGCCGAGTCCGTCATCGATTATGCCTCCTGTCTGTGCTGCGCCAAGGCCCTGTTCTATCATTGTGCGCGGGACAACGACCTGGACTGCGACGATGGCAATGGTACGCCCTGCGTGGACAATCCCTGCTCCTGTGGCCCGTACAAGCGGACGCAAAGATGGGGCTGGCTGGGGGCACTGTCCATCTTCCTGCCCTGCCTGTGGTTCTACTGGCCGATGCGGGGCTGCATGAAGCTGTGCGAGAAGTGTTACGGCAGGTTTGCGGGACGAGGATGCCGCTGCCAGGGTGTGGGCAATGGGATTGGATCCACCAGCAGTATGCTGCCCATTGTCCCGCTGGGCGTGAATGGCAGCAATGGGATCGGAGGCGTTGGCGTGGGCGGTGTGAGCCTGTCCAGCGGTGGCCCTGTAAGCGGGGGTCAGGCGACGCTCGGCCAGGTGAATGGCAAGGCCATCGATCATGGCTGCAGTGCGGCGAGTCGCATCCTCCGGAAGGGTGACCTCACGCCGGAGAAGCGTCTCCTCGACTCCAGTCCCGACTACTAA